TGGACGCTTGCGCTAAAAGATGATCGTGATTTTATCGGCCGCGCAGCCTTAGTCAGCAAACGCAAGCAAGCAAAAGACGACAACACGGCGATGAAACAAGTTGGCTTGTTATTGACGACTCGTGGTGTATTGCGTGAAGGCATGACAGTGACTATCAATCAAGGCACAGACAATGAACAGACCGGTATCATCACCAGCGGTACATTCTCTCCTAGTCTAAAAAACTCCATTGCTATTGCCCGTGTACCTGCCAGCATATCAGATGACGATAGCGTGCAAGTCGATCTACGCGGCAAAGGCAAATTCGTTGATGTACGCGTTCTTAAGCTGCCATTTGTTCGTAATGGCAAACAGCAATTTGACTCATAAGCATCATAAACTCTATTATTAGCCTGCATTAGCTAGTGTTCACTATTTTTGTTAATTAACCTCTATCATTTAGGAGAGAGACCATGAGCAATATCCCAGCAGAATTAAAGTATATCGCCAGCCACGAATGGCTACGCTTAGAAGACGACGGCACCATCACCGTTGGTATCACTGACCATGCTCAAGACTTGTTAGGTGACGTGGTGTTTGTTGAATTACCAGACGTGGGTGACATCATCGCTGTTGATGATGAAATCTCAGTGGTCGAATCTGTAAAAGCAGCTTCTGACGTTTATGCACCCATTTCAGGTGAAGTGGTTGAGATCAACGAAGCCTTGGAAGATGATCCAGAAATCATCAACTCTGATCCATATGGTGCTGGTTGGTTCTTCAGAATCAAGCCTGACAACATCGCTGATTATGAAGCACTAATGACAGCAGATGAGTACGAAAACGAGCTGTAATATTCGCTTGGTTCGCTCATCTAAAAGCGGTACTGATCAAGTATCGCTTTTATCGAGCAAAAAATAGATTTTATCACTATCTCTTAAAATTATGGGTACTAGCATCAGCTGGTATCTGTACTGTTTTATTTAAAAAATGATTGCTCAACGTATTACTTTCAATAACTACCCCGTTTATTCGTATTAATCACTTGCCACACTATATGATTGCAGATTTGCAAAATTATTAAATAGCTGCAATCGATGATGACTCAAGTTGAGTACCCAATCCCCAGCATGGATCCTAATATGAACCCCAACACTGACCATAAAGACAGTATTGCTACCCCTAGCCACACGCCGCAATTACAAGCGTTTCGTGAAGTGGTTGAGTCGCGCCGTTCAGTACGTCGTTTTACGGGCACGCCAATACCGGATGACGTATTAGCAGACTGTCTACGTCTGGCTATGTTAGCGCCAAACTCTAGCAACCTACAGCCATGGGAATTCTATGTTATTGATAGTGCTGATAGCCGTAAGCAGGCCGTGAAAAACTGCATGAATCAAAATGCGGCAAAAACCTCAGCTCGCCTCATCGCTGTCGTGGCTCGTACCGATATTTGGCACGACCATGCCAAGCAAATATTGCGTGAATATCCTGATAAACCTGTGCCAAAAAAGGTAAAAGACTACTATACCAAAGTGGTAGCGATGGATTTTTTACGAGGTCCAGCCAATGTCGTATCCGCCGCAAAATGGGGTGCAACTCAGGTCGTCAGACGCGTAAAAGGCCCCATCAAATCGCCTTATTATACATTTGAAGACACCAAAAACTGGGCAACCAACAATACAGCACTGGCGGCTCAAAACCTTATGTTAGCACTGCGCGCATATGGATTTGACAGCTGTGCCATGGGCGGCTTTGATGAGCCAGCTATGAAGCAGCTATTGGGTCTAAATGACGATCAACATATTATTATGATGATTGGTGCCGGCGAGCGTGCCGACAATGGTGTCTACAATACCCAATTTCGTTTTGATCAAGACCAATTCGTGCACTATGTATAGTGTATGAGACCGTGATTTTTAGTTACTTTATTTATTACTCCCTTAACCAAGGACTGTCATGACTATCTCTCAAAACCCTACGTTTGATACCTTTCAAGGATTATTTAACGAAGCTGAATTTGTCTATCGCCACTTAGGCTCAAATGACACCAAACAAGCTGATTTGCTAAGCGCGGTTGGCTACAAGGATATGGAAAGCTTCATCAACGATACCGTCCCTGAGCCAGTGCGTTTGCATAAAGCGTTGGATTTGCCAGTGGCAATGAGTGAACATGCAGCGCTTGCCAAACTGCGGACGATGGCGGACGACATTACCGTTAATAAGAGCTATATCGGTCAAGGCTACTCACCTGTACGTATGCCTGCGGTCATTCAGCGCAACGTACTTGAAAATCCAGGCTGGTATACCGCTTATACCCCTTATCAAGCTGAAATCGCGCAAGGTCGCTTAGAAGCGCTGCTCAACTTCCAGCAAGTATGTATTGATTTGACGGGTCTTGAGATGGCTGGTGCATCATTATTGGACGAAGCCACGGCAGCGGCAGAAGCCATGGCAATGTCAAAGCGTGTGAGCAAAAGCAAATCAACACAGTTTTTCGTTGATGAGCGTGTGTATCCGCAAACGCTAGATGTTATCAATACTCGCGCCAAGTACTTCGGTTGGGACGTGGTCGTTGGTGACTTTGAGACTGCCAAATCAGGTGATTATTTTGGTGCGCTATTCCAGTATGTGGGCGCTGAAGGCGATGTAAAAGACCTAACAGAGGTCATCGCAGCGGTAAAAGAAAACAAGACGTATGTCAGTGTGGTCAGTGACATCATGAGCTTGGTATTATTAAAATCGCCAGCAGACATGGGCGCAGATGTGGCACTTGGTAGCACACAGCGTTTTGGTATTCCAATGGGCTTTGGTGGTCCACATGCCGCTTATTTTGCCTTCTCTGATAAAGCCAAGCGCTCTGCTCCTGGTCGTATCATTGGTGTCTCAAAAGACGCGCAAGGTAATACGGCGCTACGCATGGCACTGCAAACCCGTGAGCAGCACATCCGCCGCGAAAAAGCCAACTCAAACATCTGTACCTCGCAAGTATTACTTGCCAATTTAGCAGGCATGTATGCTGTGTATCATGGCCCAGAAGGCGTTAAGCGTATTGCGACTCGTATTCATGCGTTTGCCACTGCTTTTGCGGCAGTTATCAAAGAAACGAATGATAGCGGCCTCAATGTGGTACATGATCAGTTCTTTGACACGGTTGTTGTGGATTGCGGTTCAGAAAAGCTAGCCACACAAATTTTTGAAAATGCGGACAACCTTGGTTACAACTTATGGCGTTTGGGCGAGCAAAAATTGGCTGTCGCTTTCAGTGAAACCAGTGATCAGCAAGACTTTACAGTGTTAACGCAGTTATTTGTCAGTAAAGCCCACGATTTACCTGAAACAGCTAACGTGTCTCTTGATAGCGAACACCTACGCACTGACGATATCTTGACTCATCCAGTCTTTAACTCGCATCATACTGAGCATGAAATGCTGCGCTACTTAAAATCGCTTGAAGACAAAGATTTGGCGATGAATCGCAGTATGATTTCACTCGGTAGCTGTACTATGAAGCTCAATGCGACCAGTGAGATGCTACCGATCACGTGGCCTGAATTTGCCAATGTGCATCCTTTTGCACCGCGCGATCAAGTGACTGGTTATATCGCAATGATTGATAGCTTACAAGACCAGCTAAAAGCCATTACTGGGTTTGACGATGTATCAATGCAACCTAACTCTGGTGCCTCTGGTGAGTATGCCGGTCTACTCGCGATTCGCCGTTATCATGAGTCATTGGGCGAAATCAACCGTGATGTTTGCTTGATTCCTATGTCAGCGCACGGCACTAACCCTGCTACTGCGATGATGATGGGCATGCAAGTGGTCGTGGTCAAAACCGATGATAATGGCAACGTTGACATCGAAGACTTAACCGCCAAATGTGAAGAGCACAGCGAGCGTTTGGGTGCATTAATGATCACTTATCCATCGACGCACGGCGTATTTGAAGAAGGCATCCGTCATATTTGCGACCTTATTCATAAACATGGTGGCCAAGTCTATATGGATGGTGCCAACATGAATGCTCAAGTCGGTATGATGCAACCTGCGGATGTCGGTGCAGACGTCCTACACATGAACTTGCACAAAACCTTCTGTATCCCGCATGGTGGCGGTGGTCCAGGTATGGGACCTATTGGTATGAAAGCACACTTAGCGCCATTTATGGCCAACCATACGCTAAGCCCTGTGCATAACGCGCAAAAAGACTGCTCAGCGGTATCGGCTGCTCCTTATGGCTCAGCAAGCATTTTGCCTATCTCATGGATGTATATTGCCATGATGGGACGTGATGGCTTACTTAAAGCCACTGAGCTTGCCTTGCTAAATGCCAACTACGTGGCGGCTGAGTTAAAAGGTCACTACCCTGTCCTATATACCGGTAAAAACGGCCGCGTGGCTCACGAATGTATCATCGATATTCGTCCGTTAAAAGAAGAAACTGGCATTACCGAAAGCGATATCGCCAAGCGCTTGATGGATTATGGTTTCCACTCACCAACGATGAGTTTCCCAGTCGCAGGCACATTGATGATTGAGCCAACCGAGTCTGAGTCTAAAGAAGAGTTGGATCGCTTTATCAGCGCGCTAAAGTCTATCAAAGCGGAAGCCATGAAAGCTAAAGCTGGCGAAGACAATTGGACGCTCGAAGACAATCCATTGGTCAATGCACCGCATACTGCCGCTATGATTACTAGCGAAGAGTGGACGCACCCGTACAGCCGTGAGACTGCTGCCTTCCCACTGCCTTACATCCGTGCCAACAAGTTCTGGCCGAGTGTGGCACGTGTTGATGATGCGTATGGCGATAAAAACCTTATGTGTTCTTGCCCAAGTATCGAAAACTATATGTAATCATCGTTTTCATTATTTGCACATTTTTTGTCTAAAAAACCGCCAAGTCAGTTACTGATTTGGCGGTTTTGTTTTGCAGGTCTTTTCTATTTATTAAAGAAACCATATCTTTAGTATTTAAATATAGTATCAGAGTCCAATATAATAGCGATACGCCTTCAGTTAATCTGGAAAACACCATGCCACAAAAAAACCGCGTTATTCTAATACATGGACTGCATCAAACGCCTTGGATTATGAAAAAACTTGCTAGACGTTTGCAGTCTGAAGGGTTTGATACTTATCAATACGGCTACCGAAGTCTGCGTGATGGTATCAAGGTAAACAGTGCACAACTTAATGAATGGTTAGAGCAAAATCATCATCCTGACGAGGCGATAGATTTGGTTGGGCATAGTTTGGGCGGTTTGATTATTAGGGATTTTGTCGCACACTACTCTAAGTGGCAAATTGGACATTGCGTCACGCTAGGGACACCGCATGTGGG
This is a stretch of genomic DNA from Psychrobacter alimentarius. It encodes these proteins:
- a CDS encoding nitroreductase family protein → MNPNTDHKDSIATPSHTPQLQAFREVVESRRSVRRFTGTPIPDDVLADCLRLAMLAPNSSNLQPWEFYVIDSADSRKQAVKNCMNQNAAKTSARLIAVVARTDIWHDHAKQILREYPDKPVPKKVKDYYTKVVAMDFLRGPANVVSAAKWGATQVVRRVKGPIKSPYYTFEDTKNWATNNTALAAQNLMLALRAYGFDSCAMGGFDEPAMKQLLGLNDDQHIIMMIGAGERADNGVYNTQFRFDQDQFVHYV
- the gcvH gene encoding glycine cleavage system protein GcvH, whose translation is MSNIPAELKYIASHEWLRLEDDGTITVGITDHAQDLLGDVVFVELPDVGDIIAVDDEISVVESVKAASDVYAPISGEVVEINEALEDDPEIINSDPYGAGWFFRIKPDNIADYEALMTADEYENEL
- the gcvP gene encoding aminomethyl-transferring glycine dehydrogenase; translation: MTISQNPTFDTFQGLFNEAEFVYRHLGSNDTKQADLLSAVGYKDMESFINDTVPEPVRLHKALDLPVAMSEHAALAKLRTMADDITVNKSYIGQGYSPVRMPAVIQRNVLENPGWYTAYTPYQAEIAQGRLEALLNFQQVCIDLTGLEMAGASLLDEATAAAEAMAMSKRVSKSKSTQFFVDERVYPQTLDVINTRAKYFGWDVVVGDFETAKSGDYFGALFQYVGAEGDVKDLTEVIAAVKENKTYVSVVSDIMSLVLLKSPADMGADVALGSTQRFGIPMGFGGPHAAYFAFSDKAKRSAPGRIIGVSKDAQGNTALRMALQTREQHIRREKANSNICTSQVLLANLAGMYAVYHGPEGVKRIATRIHAFATAFAAVIKETNDSGLNVVHDQFFDTVVVDCGSEKLATQIFENADNLGYNLWRLGEQKLAVAFSETSDQQDFTVLTQLFVSKAHDLPETANVSLDSEHLRTDDILTHPVFNSHHTEHEMLRYLKSLEDKDLAMNRSMISLGSCTMKLNATSEMLPITWPEFANVHPFAPRDQVTGYIAMIDSLQDQLKAITGFDDVSMQPNSGASGEYAGLLAIRRYHESLGEINRDVCLIPMSAHGTNPATAMMMGMQVVVVKTDDNGNVDIEDLTAKCEEHSERLGALMITYPSTHGVFEEGIRHICDLIHKHGGQVYMDGANMNAQVGMMQPADVGADVLHMNLHKTFCIPHGGGGPGMGPIGMKAHLAPFMANHTLSPVHNAQKDCSAVSAAPYGSASILPISWMYIAMMGRDGLLKATELALLNANYVAAELKGHYPVLYTGKNGRVAHECIIDIRPLKEETGITESDIAKRLMDYGFHSPTMSFPVAGTLMIEPTESESKEELDRFISALKSIKAEAMKAKAGEDNWTLEDNPLVNAPHTAAMITSEEWTHPYSRETAAFPLPYIRANKFWPSVARVDDAYGDKNLMCSCPSIENYM